In Gammaproteobacteria bacterium, the sequence TTGCTCCCAGCCGCAGCTGACACCGATGGTCTTCGCGGGTGCGCCTTAAGCATCGGCTCGCCGCCCTGGCGGTATGGCTGGCGGCGATGCTCGTCTTTGCGTGGCTGGTGGCGACGCAGGTAACGGTCTCCACCGATCTCGATGCCTTCATGCCTGCCGGTGGCGATGCCGCGGAGCTGCTGTCCGAGCTTCGCGAGGGCCCCGCGCAACGCCTGATACTGATGGGCATCACCGGTAGCACCGAGCAGGCGCGGGCGGCGATCAGTGCCGAGTTGGCCGCGCGTCTTTCGAAAACCGGCCTGTTCACCCGCGTGGCGAACGGCGAGAATCTCTTGGACGTAGATGGGCAGCGCCTGCTGTTCGCGCATCGTTATCTGCTGAGTCCCCGCATCGGCGCGGGTGCCGCGGACGCATACAGCCCCGCATCGCTGCGAGAGGCGCTAAAGGCACGGCTGCAGGAACTGCGTTCGCCGGTGCCGGTGACCGACTCTAGCAGTCTGACGGCCGACCCCACGCGCGAATTCTACGCGGTGCTGCAAGGTTTAAGCGGTGGCGAGCAACCCGATACGCGGCGCGGCGTCTGGTTCTCGCGCGATGGCGCACGCGCGCTGCTGCTCGTCGAAACGAAGGCCGCCGGGCTGGACATGGACGCGCAGGGCAAGTCGGTAATGGCAATCGAGAACGCGTTTGCTAAAGTTGCAGGGGAATACCAGGGCGCGCGTCTGGCACTGAGCGGCGCGCCAGTGTTAGCGACCGCCTCGCAGGACACCATACGGTCTACCGTGACGCGGCTTTCTACCGCGGCTAGCGCCGCCACCGCCCTGATATTGCTGCTCGCCTACCGTTCGGGCCTGGTGCTGCTGCTGGCTTTCGCGCCGCTGGCGAGCGCGATACTGGTGGCGGTGGTGACCGCGGGTCTGCTGTTCGGCGTGGTCTTCGGCATTACGCTCGCGTTCGGCATGACCCTGCTGGGCGTGGCGATGGACTATCCCGTGCACGTGTTCAGTCATCGCCGTCGCGACGAGGCGGTGGATGGTACTCTGCGACGGGTGTGGCCGATTCTTCGTCTCGGCGTGGTCAGCACCGCACTGGGCTACACCGCGATGGTTACCGCCGATCTGCCCGGCCTCAGGCAATTGGGCGTGTTCGCGATTGCCGGCCTGTTGACTGCCGCGGCGGTAACGCGCTGGGTGTTGCCAGCGCTGTTGCCCGCCGGCTGGACGCCGACGCACGCTGGCGCGGGCGCCTGGATGGACCGCATACTCAAGCCGCGGCCGTGGCTCGCGCTGTCTCTGTCGATGACCTGCGTTGCCGTGTTGATCGTTACCGTGCGCTCCGGCCCGGTCCTGTGGGAAGACGAGCTGGCGAGCTTAAGCCCGATTTCCGCCGCGGCGCTGGCCGTGGATAAAGAACTGCGAAGCGGTCTGGGCGCGCCGGAGCCCGGTCATCTCGCGATCATAACGGCGCCGGATGCGCAGACTGCGCTGGTGCGCAGCGAGCGACTGGCGGTGCGGCTCAGGCGCATGGCCGCTCGCGGCTGGCTCCAAGGGTTCGACATGGCGACGCGTTACCTGCCGAGTGCGCGCACGCAGCGCGCACGGCAGGCGGCGTTGCCGCCGCCGGATAAATTGCGCGCCGACCTCGAGCGTTCGCAGGCCGGCCTGCCGTTCAAGCCCGGCGCGTTCGAATCGTTCTTGCGTGATGTGGAGCGCGCACGCACGGCCGCGCCGCTGGGATTGAAAGACATCGCGGGTACCGCGCTGGGGGCGCGGGTAGAATCGCTCTTATTCGCGCGCGGTAACGAATGGGTGGCGCTGGCGCCGCTCTCGCGCGTCAATAACGGGAAAGCCGTGGCGGCGCGGTTCGCCGAGCGCCCGGCCTGGGTGAAATACGTCGATTTGAATGCGGCCACAGGCAATCTCATGGCGCATTTTCGCGATACCGGCCTCAACCGCTTTGCGTGGGGCGCGGTGTTGATCGTCGCGCTGCTGGCCGCGGGCTTGAGAGACTCGCGCATGGTACTCGCCTCCGTCGCGCCGGTGGCGCTCGCCGTGGTCGTGACGGTGTGCGCACTGCTCGCCCTGGAGCGTGACGGTCTGACTCTGTTTCACATCGTGTCGCTGCTGCTGGTGGTGGGCATCTGCATCGATTACAGCCTGTTTTTCAGTCATGCCGGCGTCGAGGCGCGGCGCCACACCCTGCACGCCGTGCTGGTGTGCGGCGCGTCCACCCTGGTCGTGTTCGCCATGCTCGCCATGTCCTCTATCCCCGTGCTGCGCGCGATAGGACTGACCGTGGCAATCGGCGTGTCGGCCAGTTTTCTGCTGGCCCTGGTGCTGGCGCCGCAACTGACGCGGCCGAGAACATGAGCGGTTTGGATTCATCATCGCCAGACGGGGCAACGCCAGCCGGACTATCGCGGCATGGCTTGCTCGCGGCGCCCGTGCCGTTATGGCTTTGGATGCTGCTGGGCGCGCACGCCGTCGCGCTGGTGCTGGTTTTGCTGTGGCCATCGCTGTGGCCCGTGGCGCTAGCACTGGCAGCGTGCAGTCACGTGAGACTGTTCGTGGCCAGTCTGTTGCCGCGCGGACGCTGGCTAGGCGCCAACCTGCGCCGTTTGCCCGTCAGTGCGGGCCGCGCGGTCGCGCTCACCTTTGATGACGGGCCGGACCCGCATGTCACCCCGGAGGTCTTGCGTATTCTGGCGGCACACAGCGCGCGGGCGACGTTTTTCTGCATTGGCGAACGGGCGCGCGCTTATCCCGAGATCGTGCGCGCGATCATCGAGGCGGGCCACTGCGTGGAGAATCACAGCGATCGTCATCTCCCCTGGTTCGCGTTTATGACGCCGCGCGCGATGCGGCGCGAGATTGCGGACGCACAGGCGCGCCTGACCCAGTTGACAGGTCGCGCGCCGGCATACTTTCGCGCGCCGGCCGGCATGCGCAATCCATGGACCGGTCTGGTGCTCGCGAGCTTAAGGCTGCGGCTGGTGAGCT encodes:
- a CDS encoding MMPL family transporter, with translation MRLKHRLAALAVWLAAMLVFAWLVATQVTVSTDLDAFMPAGGDAAELLSELREGPAQRLILMGITGSTEQARAAISAELAARLSKTGLFTRVANGENLLDVDGQRLLFAHRYLLSPRIGAGAADAYSPASLREALKARLQELRSPVPVTDSSSLTADPTREFYAVLQGLSGGEQPDTRRGVWFSRDGARALLLVETKAAGLDMDAQGKSVMAIENAFAKVAGEYQGARLALSGAPVLATASQDTIRSTVTRLSTAASAATALILLLAYRSGLVLLLAFAPLASAILVAVVTAGLLFGVVFGITLAFGMTLLGVAMDYPVHVFSHRRRDEAVDGTLRRVWPILRLGVVSTALGYTAMVTADLPGLRQLGVFAIAGLLTAAAVTRWVLPALLPAGWTPTHAGAGAWMDRILKPRPWLALSLSMTCVAVLIVTVRSGPVLWEDELASLSPISAAALAVDKELRSGLGAPEPGHLAIITAPDAQTALVRSERLAVRLRRMAARGWLQGFDMATRYLPSARTQRARQAALPPPDKLRADLERSQAGLPFKPGAFESFLRDVERARTAAPLGLKDIAGTALGARVESLLFARGNEWVALAPLSRVNNGKAVAARFAERPAWVKYVDLNAATGNLMAHFRDTGLNRFAWGAVLIVALLAAGLRDSRMVLASVAPVALAVVVTVCALLALERDGLTLFHIVSLLLVVGICIDYSLFFSHAGVEARRHTLHAVLVCGASTLVVFAMLAMSSIPVLRAIGLTVAIGVSASFLLALVLAPQLTRPRT
- a CDS encoding polysaccharide deacetylase family protein, translated to MDSSSPDGATPAGLSRHGLLAAPVPLWLWMLLGAHAVALVLVLLWPSLWPVALALAACSHVRLFVASLLPRGRWLGANLRRLPVSAGRAVALTFDDGPDPHVTPEVLRILAAHSARATFFCIGERARAYPEIVRAIIEAGHCVENHSDRHLPWFAFMTPRAMRREIADAQARLTQLTGRAPAYFRAPAGMRNPWTGLVLASLRLRLVSWTRRGFDTVTRDPERVLERLLRNLTAGDILLLHDGASARDRDGQPVVLKVLTPLLQRLEREGLYVVPLPPPTASTLRAP